ATGTTGGTGTTGTATTGCTGTAGCAGAGCCTACTGGTGACACGGTATGTTAGCAGTATGAACAGCTGCTGTTTTGGATTCGCTCTATCTCCTTTTAAAAGATTGCAACAGTAAAACTTTCCACAGCCTGCAAAAAACTAGGTCTTATGCTGCTGTCCCAGAGCTCATCAAATGCAATATGGGTCAGAACTTGAGCACTGCATAGCTTAATACTTGATCTGTGTCAATAGGCACAATTTATCCCCAAGATGTCCCAACATTTTTTATCAATAATAGGGGTTGACCTATGGCTGGGCGattaaaacgatatcgatatattgGGGAAAATACGTTTTCTATATCGATAAaaacttttttgtcattttcaataTCTAGACGATCGGATTAGTCGTCAAAAACGCAAGCAGTTCAGCAaagatatacagtacacacaaatgGCAAACAGAATCTCAGTCATGATGAAATCAGcctgttaggaagtattagcaaGCACCACTGCTGTCATGGAAATCAGTAATGAGGCTAGGTAGCTGCTAACTAACAGATAGCTATCCGGCTAATTTAACATTGTTGTGTACCAAACAAGAtggcactgacaatgcaatacagccatcgactgaacacaaactccgacatcaacaccattgatgtttatttatgtactattttgTTAAAAGTTATTTCATGATTCATAGCGctgtcacaggcaagaaagtgtttcttcttaTTGTGATGTTAATTGCCGGTTGGCAATCcagtttatggtgcattaccACCACTGGGAAATTTGATCGAAAAGAGGTCACACCCACCTTGTGTAGGATTAAATCCAAGGGGGTCATAGGCAAAGCACATGAATGGGGCCCTTTTTAATGACATTTACATCGATTATctcttaaatgtgctgtaagctgttttattaataaaaaataaaaaagatttatggAATGGTATGGAGAAAATATTCCTACGTCCAGaaaaagatatcactgaaatacagtaagtgtcctgagatacctcatcagtctctgtgacagcacttgACTGtgcaaacagcaaacaaaaatgtgtctgcggtTGTGTCTTTCTCCCTGGTTTTGCCAACTTTCTAAAAAGGATTGAATAGTAATGTCTGACagcacattatataaaaaaacacaatctGGCTACTATGAACTGCAATATATACTActacaattaatttattatttctcACTCTCCCTCTTTCTTTATGCAATTTTCCTCCATCAACTTGACCTTGAATAAACAATATCCAAAATATTAGACTAAAACTTGACTTTGCATGTTTCCAGAAAGCTTTGctaaacttttacatttgaaCCATAAATAAGTTTGTTAGATTTACATTCCTAATTAAGACGAAAACATGTCTGATTTTCCatcaaaatgtttagcatttttttatgtGCCTTTCTAAAAATTCAACTAAAGTAAATACGAATCATAGCACTTTTCCATCCACTACTATGTAATGCGCATTATCTTCAGGGAGCCTTGTCATGATAGAGCAGCTGAACAATCTCCTTGCTATTGTACAGTAATTAAATGCTAACAggatggggcctgggtagctcagtaattattgacgctgactaccacccctggagtcgcaagttcgaatctagggtgtgctgagtgactccagccaggtctcctaagcaaccaaattggcccggttgctagggagggtagtcaaaGGGggtaatgtgtggttctcactctcggtggggcacgtggtgagttgtgcgtggatgccgcgaaatattgtcctccaccacccggattgaggcgagtcactacgacaccacgaggacttaagagtgcattgggaactggccaaattggggagaaaaggggaggacaaaatttataaataaataacgcTACCAGGATAGGCCGCAGaaaagtgtaatatctgatatattgAGGGCTGAAATGGATGCGAGAGACTGtaggtctatccctcacagcctcgttgtcattcccattaaatatcaaagatggcactaAGATGAATTAGGTCTAATGTGAATAGCAAGAGTAGTGCAAGGTGTGCTCGTGGGAGCAGCGGCGGTTGGTGGTGCAGGCTGTGCAGCAGTCTGATCCGTTTGGAAAGACAGGTATTAGGAAGTCTCAATTCCATTAAAATTTTTCTCTCCACAAATTCAAACCAAACTGAACTAGCAACAATGTAGCTTAACTTCTACCATGAAAAATTTCCGAGCAGTTTAGCTCACTTTCACTTATTTACAAACTTGTGTAGATGCAAATAAAATCCTTGGAATATTCCATTACAGCCTGATCTGAGGGGGAAGGGGGTTGCTTGTATTGATGGGCAGAAATTAACTGCAATATCATTCATATCTGTGTTGTTACAGTGATATAACAAATTTCAGCACACGCTATATAGCATTAATGATAATAGCAAagcatattatttgtatttttaggggATCCTTGGCTTCTGGGGGCCCAAGGCGGATGCCTAGTGCTAAGTTGCCCCTGCCCTCTTGaatttacttgtaaacaaacaatttATGTTTAATTCATTCTTGAGCTCTTACAAACATGCAGAATGCAGTTGTGCCCctattaatggtatgaaatgtatattgtgatacatATCGTtatcaaacaatatgaaaaaaaaatactgtgtaaAAAAATTTTTGGCCATATTCCCACCCCTGGGTTGACCTAATATACCAGCTTTTACCGATTAATAGGCACTGATAGTTGCTTTCTGGAACTATTGATTATCTGCAAACGACCACACTGATAGTTGCAgatgtatttgttgttgttgcgATGATTGTAGGAGATGTTTTTtaagagtgcatgttttgtttcctttatgtgtttGTATGAGCTATGAGCACAGACATTTTAAAGTAAGAGTCCTCGATGtctttcgggcttgtttatacatAAAGTCCCACGTTACGTGTTAATTTTCAGGTGATTATTTGGATTTTGGTTGCGTGATATATTCTGCATCTGAGATTTTTAAAATTcagtaaatctattttaaaaactatcaaccGAATAATCGGTTATAGGCTGTTTCCACCACCTTAGTGATCGGTATTAGCAAAATCTAATACCGGTTGACCTCTAATTAATAGCCTACCTCTTCTTCTTGAACTAAATTAGTGCAAATGTTTAACTCCATTTAGCAAATAGTAGTTATAATCCCACAATTCTGAAACATTAATTACAGTAACACATCTGAAGCTTTATAGCACTCAGATTATAAAAATGGGTGTTGCCAGGggtgcaaattaaaaaaaatatgtagctAAAAGACAAGGAGGGGTAAGGACAATAGTCTGGATCCTTAAGTGTGGACCATTCCATTACCGCCCTACAAAAAGCTCATAGAGCATCACTCAGCAATTCCTAGAGAAAAAAGGCTAAAACCAAGGTCTTAAACATCATGTGAATGAGTACTGCCCATAATTTATTCTAATAACACAATCTTTAATAATAACATAACCCTGCAATTGtgaatttcattaaaataacaGTCATTCAATCATACTgcaagttactttggataaaagcatctgcatcTGGGGGTTGTTGCTCCTAAAGGACCACCTATTTTTCCATTTCTTGCAACAATTCTCACACAGACAAAAATAACAATTAGAGTGGATAACTGATGGTCCAGTGATCTAAATATTATTGTATCCTGCTTTCAATGTCCATATAAGATAAGTTAGGTACAATAACCATTTAGTAATAAACATTACCTTATCTGAGAAGAAAAATGTTTGATCAATATTATAAAGGGACTTGTTCAGGGAAGCTTTGCTGGGCCAAAACATTTGCCACATGATATACAAAACATGCAGTTGTTCATGTCTGAAATTTACACTGAGCAAATAgctttaaaaaacaactgaaaccaACTCTCCTTTAGTCCAACTCTCATGTAGCCAATGAATGGAAATACAGTTTACTATTAACAGTGAATCACAGTCATGCTTTTCCATTATCCAACACATTTAAAATCACAGCAGAACTATTGAGATGCagcatgttttttagttttttttttggcaaaacagAGAATCAGTTAATAAAGAGCTTGCATTGAGCCAACAAACAGAGTCTTTATTAGATGTCCATTAAAACGCTTTGCCTTAATTGTGAATAAGAGGTGATTCTGAATCACTGCTGACACAGCACTAAACACCTGCAGTACATCGAcctatcatcatcttcatcaactCCATGCATCAGATCATGGTATAGAGAGCTGCATTGAAACGTTTCGATGACAGATATGAATTATTTCAGAGCATGTGTGTGTCTAAACAGAAATCTGGATTAGCCTTTGCATGCCCACGTTTAAAAATAGTGcatgaaacataaacaaatcCCTATTCATGATGATACTACTTAGATTTGCCGCAGGGCAGGCTTGTCGGGCAGGCTTCAAGACTCATACACGCGGAAAAGCAGCGACTCACCCTCGGAGAGCTCCAGCTCGAGCTCCGCCAGCTTCTCGCGCACCTCCGCTGGGAGAGTCATCGCGATCGCCGGTGACGGCTCCAACATCATCATGAGTAATCCGGTGGAATTGCGTTCTGCCATAATGTTCCCGGTGGAGTCAGGTAGATCCAGGTCCGCACCGGACAGAGGGTTTGTTGTGGCTCAGATGAGCTGGTCGGTGGATACACGCGAGCTACTCGCTTATCGCATGCAGATGTGAGAAGTATTCGGGGCGGTTGCATATAGGCTGCTGTTTGCTTTTACAGCCCGACAGCTCCGACCACCTGAggtaaaatgtacaaatgcaaGAGCTACTCCCTTCTTCACGCCGGATTCAGCactggctcgctgtgcatgactaAAGGTTTCCTTTTAATTCTCTGTAAAACAAAGGGAAACTCGCCCAACTCCGCTCTTCAATGCGCCGCCATCGCCATTGCAGTAGAGCAGCTGCGGGAACAGCGCCTGAATGATTCCTGACTCACCTACACAGGCTTGCGCGCGCGCGTCCGCGAGCGCACTTGAAATGAGAAGTACTCCAATAAAGAAGTAATAACAATCAAGACGAACTTTACAACATGACAATACACAGCCATCTAAACAACACTATATAATACAAACATTTGCACATTTTATTCTACGTCCCAGGGGTCATTTATGATAAACCATGGTTGATTCAGTATGTGTAGGCCTATACAAACTGAATATCCAAATTGACTgcgtggtttttttttttttttagttattttatttttattttcattgattttaatttttaccactgaaattatatatatatatatatatatatatatatatatatatatatatatatatatatatatatatatatattataaataatacctAGTCAAACGAGTTGTGCAAGATGAGTCGTACAAAGTCTGTTAGTGGTAACGTGTACTGCCAGGTCAACACTGCCAACATGTGGACAATTAGGAAACTACAAACAATGAGGCATcataaacatttattgaaacaatagAACCTGATGCAAAGTCTAATTGATACAATTAATATCGACATCATTATGATATTATTTAAGCcagggaaaaaaaatgaaaatagtctaaaaataaataagcaaataaatattttcataatttgacAAGTATTGCCTGTATCGGTCAGCTTTGTAAAGActatgaatacatttacatttaatttaataaaaataaaaaaacatagatTTTTATAGTCACATATTGGGCAGAAAAAAGATACACTATCAAATCAATACATAATAAGTGTTTTCCAAATAgtaatttattatttgtgcatatatatatatatatatatatatatatatatatatatatatatatatatatatatatatatatatatatatataattaaataaaaaataatacattcttttatttatttatttttgctcagtaaaatgtgaaaaacaataatttacTATTGCAAAAACATGTTGCCTTTATAATACTACACATTATTTTCTCATACAGTACAAATTGGTCTTTATATATGAAAATTTTTAACTACCTTTATGTTTTAGGAAGGTTGGTCATTTTTTTTAGTTGGATCATTATATTTGGAAGATgacatcaaaataaaaataaaaaaaaccctgaCTTAATCATTTGACATGTTCTGGCATACACATCTATAGTACCTTTACTTATGCATAACCCCACTAACGTTTAAACATAAGGGTTCATAATCATGACAAATAGACATTTTTCCTCAGAGTGTGTCTTAGATTTAAATAGTAAGAGAAATCTGAAGATTTGTTATTGTGCTCAAATACTGCACGATTCACCACCATGTGCACATCTACCAAATGAGTCCTcctataaagaaaagaaaaacataggcAATTAGTTAAACTGAAGGTTTTACTACAGATCAATAGAGATCAAATCAATCCCCTATTCCGAAATAATGAGCATACACTGCTAGTTAATGCCGTACAGTGCCGTACATGCCGTACAGTCCAGAAGTCTGAGattacattgaaaatctgggatacaGAATCTATTTTAAGACTGTAAATAAACTGAATGTATTAGGACTGAAAACAATAAATACTTACATGCATAATCgtaatgacaaaaaattattaagaAATATTGGCagtactttacaataaggttctatttgttaacattacttgatGCATTATCATGAACTAATtctattacagcatttattaatcttggttcatgttaattcGTGTAAATGCaattgtgcattgttagttcattatgcATTAACTCATTTTAACCTATTGAACTTTTcattctaaaaatgtattaaatatgtttaaatgaacattaacccaGATTGATATGTTTtagaagtattgttcattgttatttcatgttaagtaatgtagttaactaatgttaacaaatacaaccttatcgTAAAATGTAACTGAAATATGTAATATTCTGCACTAATTCTAGTTCACTTATGAATTGACCTTCCTTTGTACAAAAGCTCTtttttccttgcttccattgaagcacgcAAGATGCATTCTTTGGAACATTCACAAATCATGCTGGattaacatggatcatcaggttttgcacaaacatgtGAAGTACATAAGTATTTTCACTGGTGGTCTCAAATTTTGGGAGCCGAATGTATGTGATTAGCAATCCCACTAGATAGTATTATTGACTACAGCACAGATTTAAATAAGTCCAACAGTCTGTCTTTGCTGACCAACCTTTTCTGTCCCTCAGTTAAGGAGGATCGCAGAGCTTGCAGGTACACAGACTGGTGGTTTGGTATCTCCAGTTTCTTCCCTCCAGTCCAGCAGTGGCTCCAGAAGATATCTGCATCAGCTGGGACAGTTCTCGCCCTGCAGTAGGTGACAGGCCCATCTGTCTCCAAATCTTCCAGATCTCCACACCCCATATACCCAGCACACCCCTGAGGCTCTGATACATCATAGCTCTGGATAAAGAAGAGTTTAGGCTTGCCTGCCAGGCTAGGGCATGAGGTTGGGGTGAACAAGTGCCTGATTGTGTCCAGGCTCAGTCCTGGGCCATGGGAGTCAGTGGCCAGCAGGTCTGACGAGTGGCTTCGGCTGATAATGcagcagacaaacacacatgtctTGTAGTGCTCCCGCTGTCGGGCCACTTCCGTCAGAGTGGACAGCATGTCTCTGACACTCAGCAGCTTGTGCATGATTACATGGAAGTGTAAGCCCTTAAATGTTTTTGCCAGCTGGTCTGCATGGACAGGAAAGAAGTCATAAAGTTACTTGATAGTTTTCCTTTGaggttttacttttttattgctttggtactattttcacaatGAAGTAGTACTAATAGTACAAATCACCAAACAGTTTatgcatacagtggccccaaaaagtatgtCTAAACTTCACTGAATTAGATCTTCAGATCAGACAAAATGTCAAAGCTAGAGCCATCTGgatcatgaaatcttttaaaaatccagTTTAACCTAGTGCGTACATATGCATGGATGTTGTATCTTAGCTTTGCTAAATATaacgcataatttaatttaatttgatctcagttcagaagactctatgctctcagtaaagggttaaacgagtaatgtgacaaaacaacatggcactgatcacagcggagtttgtctttgagaGAAACGGCTACAAAACTACATCTGTTAAGAAACCTTATTAAGACTTTACATTGAAACATgtttgagtctctagtttcatacaATATACCATTTTTTTTGAGCGATTAATCGCGAAACGCCagactgctaaacacaatgtacactattgAGTACTTTAGCTAATGTTTTCCTTAGAAATCCAATATTTACAGTGCAGTATCAGACTGAGAATAAATGGGCTCATTCAAAAGCTgaaaaaattttgctttcagaggctttatatgaagttaggatgaaaataaggagcatttcaaactgttctgagaccagtgaagacagacagcacactggaggttaattcattcactaaatagggagcaacaGAGCATCCTATATTTCACTCAATCCAAAtttcctatcaaaagttcagtttcaggctgcagatgatgtttggaccactcaacatgtttggcagacatgggacaatgatcataagtacatagattcagaatttataatgtataattttattttaacatggttggtagTCATTGGATGATGCTTTACTTAGAATccaaattaattatgctaatttctgatgtaatatatctcaaaaacatgaatacaataccgttcaaaagtttagggtcactttattttttttcacattttagtataatagtgaagtcatcaaaactatggaataacataaatgggaactatgggaattatgttgtgactaaccaaaatcccaaataaatcaaaactatgttatattttagcatcttcaaagtagtcacactttgccaAGAATTTGGAGAAatgcactcttgacattttccccaccaacttcttgaggaatcacccggGGATGCTTTATAAACagaattgaaggagttcccatctatgttgggcacttgttggctgcttttctttattatttggtcaatttcaaaaactttttttttttaatgacattttagttttatgctgaaataaattaatatgttggcacaattatatttttgtctacaaaactaatttcaaacatctaCGCATaggccttcagatcaaaagatctttaagatcatgagaaacatttcagtcgtgtttaaaaacttttgaccagtagtgtatatatactgtatgtatgtatgtatgtatatattatacactACACGTTGTTTTGAACACATGGAAACAAGGTCAGTGTTTTAAAGAAGGCCCAGTCAATTTTGGCTAATTCTAGCCACCCCCTGTCCAAGGAAGTTGCTTCCGCTTGCCAACATGTAggacaaatagaatagaatagactaATTTGTTCCACCTGCCATTggctttttaaataattaaatatgatattttttataattatttttgtttatgttcaggGACTGGGAGtagcggaatacatgtaatgggattttgtatttaaaatacaaaatataagtaactgtattccactacatttacattttaaatcattggtaattagaatacaattacattcaaaaagtattgaatGTAACATAATATagttgattactgaagagatttatttaattcaaaacgtttcatttaatatttagtcctttcagatggaaaacatttatacatataaattatgtgattcaaagtgtatttgaacagtagtgaaacactttcttatgatacgttacattcatacgagcagacagagaagtaagtttgaagtaagtttggagcagaaaaaatagaaataaaccttgtgtaaatcgtcagctttacgctaagctaaaatgatattttgttatatatgttaccagacacgatcatattttattatcaagaaaattcacataaGATCATGGTTAATTTCATTAACtttgatattaggtcaaaaaacatattcttgataatatttttttgtattgttttcctgtaaaaatatctaaaaatccttaaaacaagatcaatttgattaatatagttttagaaacaacactgcaaaagatatttaggtttttcagagaatatatttttagcatgtgtattttgtcttactgtactggcagagtttttatagtcaaaactagTGAAAAAATCTACTAGTGCTGAAGAACTAATCCAAAgtctttagaatacattactgaccttgagtaatctaacggaatactttacaaatgacatttttacagcatgtattctgtaatctgtaatggaatacatttcaaatgtaaccctcctAACCCTGTTTATGTTGTATCTATTGTCCATTTATTAATGATTgtcttatgtttgtgtgtttactgcTGACTGTACAACAAATTGCCCCTTGGGGAAAATAAAGATATCCTTGatcttgaaaagaaaaatgtacatGATAGCATGTTTTGAATAAATGAACTGAATAAAATTATCAAATCTATTGATTATTTGAACAATATAAAAAAGTGTTATAAAGATCAGTGATTACTCACCTCCTTCAGTGCCGACACAGTCTATGATTAAACACACTCCCCTGGGATCGCTCTGCATACTGTATACTTCATCCTGCTGCTGGTTATCAAAGAGTACAAATCAACACACATCACAAACTGAGTATGACCATATTCTATCTGCAGCAAATCAATCACAGTCATGATTAAAAACTATGTATTTACAATGTTAATGAGTACATGTTGAATTTGCATTATTATTAACTAAATGTTAACTGTAATTGAGTTCAAATACAGACAGCCAAACCGAATGAGTCCCAGACAGAGGCACTGTCCAGTGAGCAAGTTTATATAgtaattatttattacattacaaatgtATGCATCTGCTTCCACTCGAAATAAACAAATCTGAACTGAGCGTGAATTCTTgtgttaaacaaaaataaatgtttgaataacaAATATGATCTGTAGACTAGAGGTCGACGATAGTGGACTTTGCCGATACGCTAAcaaaggccgataaccgattaattggccgatagtttttaaactccattttcagaaaaaagaaaatgtcttaTACTTTCTTTACTCTGGCGGGCaaagacaaagagtccaaaatgaataaaatcccagatgcagttttttgttcAAACCAAATCTCAATTATTAACAGAAAATGTTCAGATTTGGTTCAACGTGTcattttttaatataaacaaGCCGGAAACAAACCGGGgactattattttgaaatgatgaaattattataaatcaatcggcaactatcggcatatatttttgcagataaccgatagttccaaaaaacaattattggcacagattaatctgtaaaacgaTATACTGGTCTACCTCTACTGTAGACCTATTTCTAATGTATACTAAATGAATGTTCATTCATATAGACATAACAGAAAACAGTCTTAAATCCACAATCATTACCTGGAAACAGGAGCTACTTGCTTCTTTCTTCACAGCTGTCTTCTTAtctaagaaagaaaacaaaaacaaatgtattgtgTATAATATAAAGGTAGTTTAAAATGAGCAATATTTTGAAAAAGGATTATAATAACACAGAATTAACAGTATCAGTTTGGACACACCAGCCTGAGTATATATTTGTTGTGAACCTTAAGACCTTTTCATCTACAGGCATACATGCTTAAATGCTCAAAATTAGATTTGTAGACAATTACATTAATATGCCtaaaaattaatttacaaaacaaaaatgtaactatattttgaatgaatgagttCAGGCCCGGATCTAGAATGGAAACATTAGGGGGGCAAGAATATATAATGGAGGGGCATTGTGGggggtggggtgtgtgtgtgttcgcttgTTTTCAGTAACAGCAAACAAAGCCCACCCCAGATCCCCCCTATATCTAGGCCTCGATGAGTTGCACCTCatgaagctggttgagaaaatgctcaaagtgtgcagagctgtaataatatctgtaaataataatagttgataataatattattctaaaatatgggAAATCGAATTAATacagaatgagtaggtgtgtccataATTCACTGCTAGTGTATTTCATTGTTCTGCCCTCTTTGTATGTACTCACCACAGAGTTTAGGAACCTGCCAAACATTGCTGGAAACTGATGACAAACCAAATGGGTTATTCTCCTGAGGATAAAACAGTGAGAGTTTACAGGAAATACCAACAcgtaattttacatttaatattaagCAAAGCAAAGAGGCTAAATCTCATACAGATGCCTTTCTGCATCGGTCGAGTTTCAGTCTGTCTGATGGGGAAGTCCCTTGGTTTGCCATTAATCCTGTGAAAGCAATTCAATGTAAATCAATGGACTGATTCCATTTCCTCAAAAACTTTCCGTGAATAATGAcgcaaaagaaaaaaactaaaggAGGAACTGAATTTGAATGAAGTCAACTGACAATCATGTTCTCGTTTACCCTCTTGTAACCTTATTAATGATGTACTCAAAACGCCTCTCGATGAGAGACAAATAACAGGCCAACTATGTATTGTATCATTTTTCTAAATCTACAAAAGCCTTTTATTTTTAACCGACAATGAATCTCACCTCTCTGCTGGTAACGGCTGATCTTTTTAGCTAGATCAACCCTGTGAATGGACCTCAGGCAGTGTTCGATCATGTCCATCTTCTCACTGGAGAGCTGGTCGAGCTTCTCCAGATCCACCACAATGTCTAAAAAACTCTGCAATTGtgaatatttttgtcattgtttttgaTGGTAAAAACGTAACTATTCATACCGATGAAATTACACAACATGGCCAAATGTATGGCCACCATACCATCATACCTGGACATTTTCCAGTTTATGTTTTGGTAAAGTGTCTCTCAGTAAGAATGTTAATGACTTCAGGTCTTCAGTGGATATATCCTCACTGACATCAGCCATCAGTAATCTAAAAGCACAGAACACAGCTAGAAAGATCACTTCTCACACACGGAGTAAAAATCCCTATATATAGTGTGGGAAAACCCTATATGGAATGTTACCTGTATTCAGATACAGCATGTCCATGTTTTAACATTCCCTCAACCGTACTCTTGTTGGTACTCAGCACATTTCTCAGCAGATCACAACGTTTTATCTTCAGAATGAGCTCGGTGAGAAACATATAATCCATCCTTATCTGGCACAACACAGACTGTAACATTCCTCTGGGATCTGCAGAGAACGTGTCCGTGTCAAGAGTCCCACACAGGTAACAGATGCGCTTACATTCATCGGTGCTGAGCTCATCTATGATTTGAATGATGGTTTGATGCAACTGCCCAGACATTCTGCTTCAAATTTACTGAGATAAGAACAAAAATACTACTGTTATGTGTCAACACTTCGAATAAGCCCATTTAGTTATTCATATGCATATTTTTGTAGTATCATTTCTTGTAAAAACTAAACTGGTGAGCTTGATGATTCATCgatcactttcacatctga
The Xyrauchen texanus isolate HMW12.3.18 chromosome 14, RBS_HiC_50CHRs, whole genome shotgun sequence genome window above contains:
- the LOC127654635 gene encoding CASP8 and FADD-like apoptosis regulator isoform X2 produces the protein MSGQLHQTIIQIIDELSTDECKRICYLCGTLDTDTFSADPRGMLQSVLCQIRMDYMFLTELILKIKRCDLLRNVLSTNKSTVEGMLKHGHAVSEYRLLMADVSEDISTEDLKSLTFLLRDTLPKHKLENVQSFLDIVVDLEKLDQLSSEKMDMIEHCLRSIHRVDLAKKISRYQQRGLMANQGTSPSDRLKLDRCRKASENNPFGLSSVSSNVWQVPKLCDKKTAVKKEASSSCFQQDEVYSMQSDPRGVCLIIDCVGTEGDQLAKTFKGLHFHVIMHKLLSVRDMLSTLTEVARQREHYKTCVFVCCIISRSHSSDLLATDSHGPGLSLDTIRHLFTPTSCPSLAGKPKLFFIQSYDVSEPQGCAGYMGCGDLEDLETDGPVTYCRARTVPADADIFWSHCWTGGKKLEIPNHQSVYLQALRSSLTEGQKRRTHLVDVHMVVNRAVFEHNNKSSDFSYYLNLRHTLRKNVYLS
- the LOC127654635 gene encoding CASP8 and FADD-like apoptosis regulator isoform X1 is translated as MSGQLHQTIIQIIDELSTDECKRICYLCGTLDTDTFSADPRGMLQSVLCQIRMDYMFLTELILKIKRCDLLRNVLSTNKSTVEGMLKHGHAVSEYRLLMADVSEDISTEDLKSLTFLLRDTLPKHKLENVQSFLDIVVDLEKLDQLSSEKMDMIEHCLRSIHRVDLAKKISRYQQRGLMANQGTSPSDRLKLDRCRKASENNPFGLSSVSSNVWQVPKLCDKKTAVKKEASSSCFQQQDEVYSMQSDPRGVCLIIDCVGTEGDQLAKTFKGLHFHVIMHKLLSVRDMLSTLTEVARQREHYKTCVFVCCIISRSHSSDLLATDSHGPGLSLDTIRHLFTPTSCPSLAGKPKLFFIQSYDVSEPQGCAGYMGCGDLEDLETDGPVTYCRARTVPADADIFWSHCWTGGKKLEIPNHQSVYLQALRSSLTEGQKRRTHLVDVHMVVNRAVFEHNNKSSDFSYYLNLRHTLRKNVYLS